In a single window of the bacterium genome:
- a CDS encoding dCMP deaminase family protein — protein sequence MRPSWDRYFMEIAVLVSSRTTCLRRQVGAVIVKDKRLLSTGYNGAPVGLKHCAELGCLRQKLGVKSGEKHELCRAIHAEQNAIIQAATFGVPLLGASIYITHFPCVLCSKMIINAGIKRIIYSQGYPDQMSQDILKEAKLKTELLKS from the coding sequence GTGCGCCCCAGCTGGGACCGGTATTTCATGGAGATCGCGGTGCTGGTGTCCAGCCGGACCACCTGCCTTCGCCGCCAGGTGGGGGCGGTGATAGTAAAGGACAAACGGCTTTTGTCCACCGGCTACAACGGGGCGCCGGTGGGCCTGAAGCACTGCGCCGAGCTGGGATGCCTGCGGCAGAAGCTGGGGGTCAAGTCCGGGGAAAAACACGAGCTGTGCCGGGCCATTCATGCCGAGCAGAACGCCATAATCCAGGCGGCCACCTTCGGGGTGCCGCTGCTGGGGGCCTCGATCTACATCACCCATTTTCCCTGCGTGCTTTGCTCCAAGATGATCATCAATGCCGGGATCAAAAGGATCATATATTCTCAGGGATATCCCGATCAGATGTCGCAGGATATATTGAAGGAAGCCAAACTGAAGACCGAGCTGTTAAAGTCATAG
- the folK gene encoding 2-amino-4-hydroxy-6-hydroxymethyldihydropteridine diphosphokinase: MKQTAENKRTKIYIGLGSNLGNRLGNIRFALAAMGQMPGSSVLRMSGVYETEPFGNTDQPKFLNAAVELETSLEPMVLLRSLQRIEQHMGRVRQVKWEPRVIDLDILYFGSQVIDTPDLKVPHPELPLRGFVLVPLCDLIPDFEDPASRQKVKALLKKIPRTQKDVIKLETANF, encoded by the coding sequence ATGAAACAGACCGCTGAAAATAAAAGGACCAAGATTTATATCGGTCTGGGCTCCAACCTGGGAAACCGGCTGGGCAACATTCGTTTTGCCCTGGCCGCCATGGGACAGATGCCGGGATCCTCGGTCCTCAGGATGTCCGGGGTATACGAGACCGAGCCTTTCGGCAACACCGACCAGCCCAAGTTCCTGAATGCCGCGGTGGAACTGGAGACCAGCCTGGAGCCCATGGTGCTGCTGAGGTCCCTGCAGCGGATCGAGCAACACATGGGCCGGGTGCGCCAGGTGAAATGGGAGCCGCGGGTGATAGATCTGGACATCCTTTATTTCGGCAGCCAGGTGATAGATACCCCGGACCTTAAGGTGCCGCACCCGGAGCTTCCCCTGCGCGGGTTCGTGCTGGTTCCGCTCTGCGACCTGATCCCCGACTTCGAGGATCCCGCCAGCCGGCAGAAGGTGAAGGCCCTGCTTAAGAAAATACCCCGGACCCAAAAGGATGTCATTAAACTGGAGACGGCTAATTTCTAG
- a CDS encoding deoxynucleoside kinase, protein MDSKIPRYVAIEGVIGVGKTTLAKMLAERFHAKRVNEEVEANPFLTKFYSDRRAFAFQTQIFFLLSRYKQQQGILQQDLFGQQIVSDYLFAKDKIFAYLNLDQNEISLYENLWKLLEPGIVKPDLVVYLLADTDLLSKRIKERGRPFEHNLSRDYLAELSEAYNHFFFNYTETPLLVVNVNQIDLVNHPEDFEDLVQKICQPHPGTRYYVPIGNKKDRKKPKPVEAKEQNLLPE, encoded by the coding sequence ATGGATTCAAAAATACCAAGATACGTGGCCATCGAAGGCGTGATCGGCGTGGGCAAGACCACGCTGGCCAAGATGCTGGCCGAGCGGTTTCACGCCAAGCGGGTGAACGAGGAGGTGGAGGCCAACCCCTTCCTGACCAAGTTCTATTCCGACCGCCGGGCCTTTGCCTTTCAGACCCAGATCTTCTTCCTGCTCTCCCGCTACAAGCAGCAGCAGGGGATACTGCAGCAGGACCTGTTCGGCCAGCAGATAGTCTCCGATTATCTGTTCGCCAAGGACAAGATATTCGCCTACCTTAACCTGGATCAGAACGAGATCTCCCTGTATGAAAACCTGTGGAAGCTGCTGGAGCCGGGGATAGTCAAGCCAGACCTGGTGGTCTACCTTCTGGCCGACACTGACCTGCTGTCAAAGCGGATCAAGGAACGGGGCCGGCCGTTCGAACACAACCTCTCCCGGGATTACCTGGCAGAGCTGTCCGAGGCTTACAACCATTTCTTCTTCAATTACACCGAGACCCCGCTGCTGGTGGTCAACGTCAACCAGATAGACCTGGTCAACCATCCCGAGGATTTCGAGGACCTGGTGCAGAAGATCTGCCAGCCCCACCCCGGCACCCGCTATTACGTCCCGATCGGCAACAAGAAGGACAGGAAGAAGCCCAAGCCGGTTGAAGCCAAGGAGCAGAATCTGCTGCCGGAGTAA
- the dapA gene encoding 4-hydroxy-tetrahydrodipicolinate synthase, protein MIDWKGSFVALVTPFRNGALDEQALERLLDYQIAAGTQGVVPCATTGEGPTILPDEYLSIMTMTMKKGKGKFKVLAYTGSNDTLRTITRTQEAEKLGVDGALVVTPYYNKPSQEGLYQHFKSVAHATKLPLMLYNVPSRTGVSLEPVTIARLAEIKNIVAVKEASGDLDNASQIMALCGDRIAVFSGDDLLTLPMLAVGAKGVVSVLANVAPKDVNKMVNYFLSGKIDEARQIHLKQFPLIKSLFAETSPGPIKAALNLLGLCHAEMRMPLVDVSDDTRKWVKAELKKYGLLKQ, encoded by the coding sequence ATGATTGACTGGAAGGGATCCTTTGTAGCTTTGGTAACGCCGTTCCGCAACGGGGCTCTGGATGAGCAGGCTTTGGAACGGCTTTTGGATTATCAGATAGCCGCCGGGACCCAGGGAGTGGTGCCCTGCGCCACCACCGGGGAGGGTCCGACCATCCTGCCGGACGAATATCTCAGTATCATGACCATGACCATGAAAAAAGGCAAGGGGAAGTTCAAGGTGCTGGCCTATACCGGAAGCAATGACACCCTGCGGACCATCACCCGCACCCAGGAGGCCGAGAAACTAGGGGTGGACGGGGCCTTGGTGGTCACCCCCTATTACAACAAGCCCAGCCAGGAGGGGCTGTACCAGCATTTCAAGTCGGTAGCCCATGCCACCAAACTTCCTTTGATGCTCTATAACGTGCCCTCCCGCACCGGGGTCAGCCTGGAGCCGGTCACCATCGCCCGGCTGGCAGAGATAAAGAACATCGTGGCTGTCAAGGAAGCCTCGGGTGACCTGGACAACGCCAGCCAGATCATGGCCCTGTGCGGGGACCGGATCGCAGTCTTCTCCGGCGACGACCTGCTGACCCTGCCCATGCTGGCGGTGGGGGCCAAGGGCGTGGTATCGGTGCTGGCCAACGTGGCTCCCAAGGATGTCAATAAAATGGTTAATTATTTTTTAAGCGGCAAGATCGACGAAGCCCGCCAGATCCATCTCAAGCAGTTCCCCCTGATCAAATCCCTCTTTGCCGAGACCAGCCCCGGTCCGATCAAGGCCGCCCTGAACCTGCTGGGCCTGTGCCACGCCGAGATGCGGATGCCTCTGGTGGATGTGTCGGATGATACCCGGAAATGGGTAAAGGCGGAATTGAAAAAATACGGCTTGTTGAAACAGTAG
- a CDS encoding epoxyqueuosine reductase QueH, with product MSRLLLHICCAPCLCHPYRVLSAENVDFTGFWYNPNIHPYQEYQARLQAVKDFAREHKMPAVFRDDYPLEQTLELLSRERCQGCYRLRLEETARQAKAQGFQAFSSTLLYSIYQKHDLIRELGTEIGKRQGVEFYYRDLRTGWEEGRRISMEENLYRQKYCGCIFSERDRYQKTENKNRNQIPG from the coding sequence ATGTCCCGACTGCTCCTCCATATCTGCTGCGCCCCCTGCCTGTGCCATCCTTACCGGGTGCTGTCGGCTGAAAATGTCGATTTCACGGGCTTCTGGTACAATCCCAACATCCATCCCTACCAGGAATACCAGGCCCGGCTCCAAGCGGTCAAGGATTTTGCACGGGAACACAAGATGCCGGCGGTATTCCGGGACGACTATCCCCTGGAGCAGACGCTGGAACTTTTGTCCCGGGAACGCTGCCAGGGCTGCTACCGGCTCCGGCTGGAGGAGACCGCCCGCCAGGCCAAGGCCCAGGGGTTTCAGGCTTTTTCCAGCACCCTGCTTTACAGCATCTACCAGAAGCACGACCTGATCCGGGAACTGGGAACGGAGATCGGAAAAAGGCAGGGGGTGGAATTCTACTACCGAGATCTCCGGACCGGCTGGGAGGAAGGGCGCAGAATATCAATGGAGGAAAACCTGTACCGCCAGAAATACTGCGGCTGCATCTTCAGCGAAAGGGACAGATACCAAAAAACAGAAAACAAAAACAGAAATCAAATACCAGGATAA